A region of Streptomyces deccanensis DNA encodes the following proteins:
- a CDS encoding LysR family transcriptional regulator ArgP — translation MMSQLPLDLVRTLLAVVDEGTFDAAAGALHVTPSAVSQRVKALEQRVGRVLLIREKPVRPTESGEVIVRFARQLARLEHDAHAALGMTGAGEATRVSIAVNADSLATWFLPALTRVPEEMRPCYELLREDEQHTARLLREGLVMAAVTSAPDAVAGCSVRPLGRMRYRPCATPAFAERWLGLGSGTPLKDLIADAPVVFFDRRDEFQDVFVRRLTRGRPASARRHYVPTSEGFVDAVAAGMGWGMVPAAQAGRLLAGGRLVDLAPEEFVDAQLFWQQWKLDSPALTAVAEAVAAEAAETLDP, via the coding sequence GTGATGTCTCAGCTTCCGCTCGATCTGGTGCGCACCCTGCTCGCCGTGGTGGACGAGGGCACGTTCGACGCGGCGGCCGGTGCCCTGCATGTGACGCCGTCGGCGGTCAGCCAGCGGGTCAAGGCGCTGGAGCAGCGGGTCGGCCGGGTCCTGCTGATCAGGGAGAAGCCGGTGCGGCCGACGGAGTCCGGTGAGGTGATCGTCCGGTTCGCGCGCCAGCTGGCCCGCCTCGAACACGACGCGCACGCCGCGCTCGGGATGACGGGTGCCGGGGAGGCCACGCGGGTGTCGATCGCGGTGAACGCCGACTCGCTGGCCACCTGGTTCCTGCCCGCCCTGACCCGGGTGCCGGAGGAAATGCGCCCCTGTTACGAGCTGCTCCGGGAGGACGAGCAGCACACGGCCCGGCTGCTGCGCGAGGGGCTCGTGATGGCGGCGGTCACCTCGGCGCCGGACGCCGTGGCGGGCTGCTCGGTCCGGCCGCTCGGCCGGATGAGGTACCGGCCCTGTGCCACGCCCGCCTTCGCCGAGCGGTGGCTCGGCCTCGGATCGGGCACGCCGCTGAAGGACCTGATCGCCGACGCGCCGGTGGTCTTCTTCGACCGGCGGGACGAGTTCCAGGACGTCTTCGTCCGACGGCTGACCCGGGGCCGCCCCGCCAGTGCCCGCCGGCACTACGTGCCGACCTCTGAGGGTTTCGTCGACGCCGTGGCCGCCGGCATGGGCTGGGGCATGGTGCCGGCCGCCCAGGCCGGACGGCTGCTCGCCGGCGGCCGGCTCGTCGACCTGGCGCCGGAGGAGTTCGTGGACGCCCAGTTGTTCTGGCAGCAGTGGAAGCTCGACTCCCCCGCGCTGACGGCGGTGGCGGAGGCGGTCGCCGCCGAGGCCGCCGAGACGCTGGATCCCTGA
- a CDS encoding NUDIX domain-containing protein yields the protein MTNKTAGVDIPDRRGRTGLDRTGRDLTGNPRVKVRDVRLLSSHWYVERTTTFDFQHADGTWSTQERETHDRGNGATVLLYDTDRETVLLTRQFRYPVYVNGHPDGMLVETPGGLLDEEDEHPEVAVRREVVEETGHTIGEIQHVFDIYMSPGSVTERVSFYAAPYGPSTRTHEGGGLEEEGEDIELVELPFRRALEMIRSGEIADAKTIMLLQWAALDGPFGAGRDA from the coding sequence ATGACCAACAAGACCGCCGGTGTCGACATCCCGGACCGCCGGGGCCGCACCGGGCTCGATCGCACCGGCCGCGACCTGACCGGCAACCCCCGCGTCAAGGTGCGGGACGTCCGCCTGCTCTCCAGCCACTGGTACGTGGAGCGCACGACGACCTTCGACTTCCAGCACGCCGACGGCACCTGGAGCACGCAGGAGCGCGAGACGCACGACCGCGGCAACGGCGCCACCGTCCTGCTCTACGACACCGACCGCGAAACCGTGCTGCTCACCCGGCAGTTCCGCTACCCGGTGTACGTCAACGGCCACCCCGACGGGATGCTCGTCGAGACGCCGGGCGGCCTGCTCGACGAGGAGGACGAGCACCCCGAGGTCGCCGTGCGGCGCGAGGTCGTCGAGGAGACCGGCCACACCATCGGCGAGATCCAGCACGTCTTCGACATCTACATGAGCCCCGGGTCGGTCACCGAACGCGTCAGCTTCTACGCCGCCCCGTACGGCCCGTCGACCCGGACCCACGAGGGCGGCGGCCTGGAGGAGGAGGGCGAGGACATCGAACTCGTCGAACTGCCCTTCCGCCGGGCCCTGGAGATGATCCGCAGCGGCGAGATCGCCGACGCCAAGACCATCATGCTGCTCCAGTGGGCGGCGCTGGACGGTCCGTTCGGCGCCGGTCGTGACGCCTGA
- a CDS encoding AIM24 family protein, giving the protein MKSDLFSNENMVQPAYAPGMSVQNAKSIKYAVNGEMLARQGAMIAFRGNLQFERKGQGVGGMLKRAVTGEGLALMAVRGQGEAWFAHEAQNCFIVDIEPGDVFTVNGRNVLCFDSTLSYEIKTVKGAGMTGGGLFNSVFTGQGKLGLVCDGNPLVIPVSPQMPVFVDTDAVVGWTAHLSTSLHRSQSFGSMIRGGSGEAVQLKLEGEGFVVVRPSEVTPQAQQH; this is encoded by the coding sequence ATGAAGAGCGATCTTTTCTCCAACGAGAACATGGTCCAGCCGGCGTACGCGCCGGGGATGAGCGTCCAGAACGCCAAGTCGATCAAGTACGCGGTCAACGGCGAGATGCTCGCCCGGCAGGGCGCGATGATCGCCTTCCGGGGCAATCTGCAGTTCGAACGCAAGGGCCAGGGCGTGGGCGGCATGCTCAAGCGCGCGGTCACCGGGGAGGGGCTGGCACTGATGGCGGTGCGCGGGCAGGGCGAGGCCTGGTTCGCGCACGAGGCGCAGAACTGTTTCATCGTCGACATCGAGCCGGGCGACGTGTTCACCGTCAACGGCCGCAACGTGCTCTGCTTCGACTCGACACTGTCGTACGAGATCAAGACGGTGAAGGGCGCCGGCATGACCGGTGGCGGCCTGTTCAACAGCGTCTTCACGGGGCAGGGGAAGCTGGGTCTCGTCTGCGACGGCAATCCGCTGGTCATCCCGGTCTCGCCGCAGATGCCCGTGTTCGTCGACACGGACGCGGTGGTGGGCTGGACGGCCCACCTCTCCACCTCGCTGCACCGCTCGCAGTCCTTCGGCTCGATGATCCGAGGCGGCTCCGGGGAGGCGGTGCAGCTGAAGCTGGAGGGTGAGGGCTTCGTGGTCGTACGGCCGAGCGAGGTGACCCCGCAGGCCCAGCAGCACTGA
- a CDS encoding alpha-ketoglutarate-dependent dioxygenase AlkB, translating into MAAHLQGSLFDQSDDVRLGPLDGLRRRELGAGAWVDVLPGWLGGADALFTRLAEDVPWKAERRQMYEQVVDVPRLLAYYGPEDPLPHPVLDEARDALSAHYGAELGEPFATAGLCFYRDGRDSVAWHGDRIGRGAREDTMVAILSVGDPRDLALRPHGGGGQTLRFPQGHGDLIVMGGSCQRTWDHAVPKSTRAVGPRISIQFRPHGVG; encoded by the coding sequence ATGGCCGCGCACCTCCAGGGCTCCCTCTTCGACCAGTCCGACGACGTCCGCCTCGGCCCCCTCGACGGCCTCCGCCGTCGTGAGCTGGGCGCTGGGGCGTGGGTCGACGTGCTGCCCGGGTGGCTCGGCGGCGCGGACGCGCTGTTCACCCGGCTCGCCGAGGACGTGCCGTGGAAGGCGGAGCGACGGCAGATGTACGAGCAGGTCGTGGACGTACCCCGCCTGCTCGCCTACTACGGCCCCGAGGACCCTCTCCCGCACCCCGTCCTGGACGAGGCACGGGACGCGCTGTCCGCGCACTACGGCGCCGAGCTGGGCGAGCCGTTCGCCACGGCGGGGCTCTGCTTCTACCGCGACGGCCGGGACAGTGTGGCCTGGCACGGCGACCGGATCGGGCGGGGCGCCCGGGAGGACACGATGGTGGCCATCCTGTCCGTGGGCGACCCCCGCGACCTCGCCCTGCGCCCCCACGGCGGCGGCGGGCAGACCCTGCGCTTCCCGCAGGGCCACGGCGATCTGATCGTGATGGGCGGCTCCTGCCAGCGCACCTGGGACCACGCGGTGCCCAAGTCGACGCGGGCGGTGGGGCCGCGCATCAGCATCCAGTTCCGGCCGCACGGCGTCGGCTGA
- a CDS encoding FAD-dependent monooxygenase has translation MKIACVGGGPASLYFSILMKRQDPSHDITVHERNPAGSTYGWGVTYWSGLLDVLRAKDPETALAISENSVTWNSGVAHVRDRRTVQPGDDGFGIGRRRLLELLADRARALGVRVEYEDEIAADALPDADLVIAGDGVNSAVRERYADRFGSDITLGRNAYIWLGTTKVHDAFTFSFQETDHGWIWAYAYPFSDEQSTCVIECSPKTLSGLGLDRMGEADGLALLEKLFADILDGHPLLGRDQDDGTARWLTFRTLTNRSWHHGNLVLLGDAAHTTHYSIGAGTTLALEDAICLAEALDAHPDTEAALAAYERRRKSDLLRLQSAARYSAQWYENLQRYIDLPPEQMFALLGQRHSPLLPYVPPQLYYRLDRAVGRLEALRRLKRWLGPKLARSSQSRALAGRK, from the coding sequence GTGAAGATCGCGTGCGTCGGCGGCGGACCGGCAAGCCTGTACTTCTCGATCCTGATGAAGCGGCAGGACCCGTCCCACGACATCACCGTCCATGAACGGAACCCGGCCGGGTCGACCTACGGCTGGGGCGTCACCTACTGGTCCGGACTGCTGGACGTGCTCCGGGCGAAGGACCCCGAGACGGCCCTCGCCATCAGCGAGAACTCCGTCACCTGGAACAGCGGGGTGGCGCACGTCCGGGACCGCAGGACCGTCCAGCCCGGCGACGACGGCTTCGGCATCGGCAGGCGCCGTCTGCTCGAACTGCTCGCCGATCGGGCCCGCGCCCTCGGTGTCCGGGTGGAGTACGAGGACGAGATCGCGGCCGACGCCCTGCCGGACGCCGACCTGGTGATCGCCGGCGACGGAGTCAACAGCGCGGTGCGCGAGCGGTACGCCGACCGCTTCGGCAGCGACATCACGCTCGGCCGCAACGCCTACATCTGGCTCGGCACGACCAAGGTCCACGACGCCTTCACGTTCTCCTTCCAGGAGACCGACCACGGCTGGATCTGGGCCTACGCCTATCCGTTCAGCGACGAGCAGAGCACCTGTGTCATCGAGTGCTCACCGAAGACCCTGAGCGGCCTGGGCCTGGACCGCATGGGCGAGGCCGACGGCCTCGCCCTGCTGGAGAAGCTCTTCGCCGACATCCTGGACGGTCACCCCCTGCTGGGCCGGGACCAGGACGACGGCACCGCCCGATGGCTCACTTTCCGCACCCTGACCAACCGCTCCTGGCACCACGGCAACCTGGTCCTGCTCGGCGACGCCGCCCACACCACGCACTACTCCATCGGCGCGGGCACCACCCTCGCCCTGGAGGACGCCATCTGCCTGGCCGAGGCCCTCGACGCCCACCCGGACACGGAGGCCGCGCTCGCCGCGTACGAACGGCGGCGCAAGTCCGACCTCCTGCGGCTGCAGAGCGCGGCCCGGTACAGCGCCCAGTGGTACGAGAACCTCCAGCGGTACATCGACCTGCCGCCGGAGCAGATGTTCGCGCTCCTCGGCCAACGGCACTCCCCGCTGCTGCCGTACGTGCCGCCGCAGCTCTACTACCGCCTCGACCGCGCGGTCGGCCGGCTGGAGGCCCTGCGCCGTCTCAAGCGCTGGCTGGGCCCGAAGCTCGCCCGGTCGTCGCAGTCGCGGGCCCTCGCCGGACGGAAGTAG
- the melC1 gene encoding apotyrosinase chaperone MelC1, translating to MPDITRRHALGAAAALAATVGAPLTAAAADDHDSHQDHGGHDGHQGLQPFDEVYRGRRIQGHATEGGGHHHGAGYAVFVDGAELHVMRNADGSWISVVSHYSPVPTPRAAARAAVDELQGARLVPFN from the coding sequence ATGCCCGACATCACCCGACGCCACGCTCTCGGGGCCGCGGCGGCGCTCGCCGCGACCGTCGGAGCCCCGCTCACCGCGGCGGCCGCGGACGACCACGACAGCCACCAGGACCACGGCGGCCACGACGGTCACCAGGGCCTCCAGCCTTTCGACGAGGTCTACCGGGGCCGCCGGATACAGGGGCACGCGACCGAGGGCGGCGGCCACCATCACGGCGCGGGTTACGCGGTGTTCGTCGACGGGGCGGAGCTGCACGTGATGCGGAACGCCGACGGCAGCTGGATCAGCGTCGTCAGCCACTACTCCCCCGTACCGACCCCGCGCGCGGCCGCCCGCGCGGCGGTCGACGAACTCCAGGGCGCCCGACTCGTCCCCTTCAACTGA
- the melC2 gene encoding tyrosinase MelC2, which yields MTIRKNQATLTAEEKRRFVDALIALKRSGRYDEFVTTHNAFILGDTDNGERTGHRSPSFLPWHRRFLLEFERALQSVDSTVALPYWDWTADRTVRSSLWAPDFLGGTGRSRDGRVMDGPFAASTGNWPINVRIDGRTYLRRALGSAVRQLPTRAEVDSVLAMSTYDMAPWNSASDGFRNHLEGWRGVNLHNRVHVWVGGQMGTGVSPNDPVFWLHHAFVDRLWADWQRLHPNSPYVPAAGTPNVVDLNETMKPWDDTTPAALLDHTPHYTFDAA from the coding sequence ATGACCATACGCAAGAACCAGGCGACCCTGACCGCCGAGGAGAAGCGGCGCTTCGTCGACGCGCTGATCGCGCTGAAGCGCTCCGGTCGCTACGACGAGTTCGTCACGACGCACAACGCCTTCATCCTCGGCGACACGGACAACGGCGAGCGCACCGGCCACCGTTCGCCGTCCTTCCTGCCCTGGCACCGCAGATTCCTGCTGGAGTTCGAACGGGCCCTGCAGTCCGTGGACTCCACGGTCGCGCTGCCCTACTGGGACTGGACGGCCGACCGCACGGTCCGCTCCTCCCTCTGGGCGCCGGACTTCCTGGGCGGCACCGGGCGCAGCCGCGACGGGCGGGTGATGGACGGGCCGTTCGCGGCGTCCACCGGGAACTGGCCGATCAACGTGCGCATCGACGGCCGCACCTATCTGCGACGCGCCCTCGGGAGCGCGGTGCGGCAGCTGCCGACCCGGGCCGAGGTGGACTCCGTGCTCGCCATGTCCACGTACGACATGGCGCCCTGGAACAGCGCCTCGGACGGTTTTCGCAATCACCTGGAGGGGTGGCGGGGCGTCAACCTCCACAACCGCGTGCATGTCTGGGTGGGGGGTCAGATGGGCACCGGGGTCTCCCCCAACGACCCGGTGTTCTGGCTGCACCACGCGTTCGTCGACAGACTGTGGGCCGACTGGCAGCGGCTGCACCCCAACTCGCCTTATGTACCGGCCGCCGGGACGCCGAACGTGGTCGACCTGAACGAGACCATGAAGCCGTGGGACGACACGACCCCGGCGGCGCTGCTGGACCACACCCCGCACTACACGTTCGACGCGGCCTGA
- a CDS encoding SRPBCC family protein, translating into MTQIEESVEVQVPVRTAYNQWTQFETFPEFMSGVERIEQRSDTLTHWVTKVDGVQREFDAEITEQIPDERVAWTTVSGEARQAGVVTFHHLAEGRTKVMLQMEFQPEGTAEKVADKLGVVKRQTKGDLARFKKFIEERGRETGEWRGAVV; encoded by the coding sequence ATGACCCAGATCGAGGAGTCCGTCGAGGTCCAGGTCCCCGTGCGGACCGCCTACAACCAGTGGACGCAGTTCGAGACGTTCCCCGAGTTCATGAGCGGGGTCGAGCGGATCGAGCAGCGGTCGGACACGCTCACGCACTGGGTGACCAAGGTGGACGGTGTGCAGCGGGAGTTCGACGCGGAGATCACCGAGCAGATCCCGGACGAGCGGGTCGCGTGGACGACCGTCTCCGGTGAGGCCCGGCAGGCCGGCGTGGTCACCTTCCACCACCTCGCCGAGGGGCGCACCAAGGTGATGCTGCAGATGGAGTTCCAGCCGGAGGGCACCGCCGAGAAGGTCGCCGACAAGCTGGGCGTGGTGAAGCGGCAGACCAAGGGCGACCTGGCGCGCTTCAAGAAGTTCATCGAGGAGCGCGGCCGGGAGACCGGGGAGTGGCGCGGCGCCGTCGTGTGA
- a CDS encoding ribonuclease H family protein, producing the protein MIERMSERVVAACDGACKGNPGPAGWAWVVAEDDEIPARWEAGPLGRATNNVAELTALERLLAATDPAVPIEIRMDSQYAMKAVTTWLPGWKRNGWRTAAGKPVANQELVVRIDELLAGRSVEFRYVPAHQVDGDRLNDFADRAASQAATVQEPAGTELGSPEPPAAPDTVPARRAPAKKSGKPGRTGGGRTGSSASSSRTIKAKFPGRCLCGRPYAAGEPIAKNDQGWGHPECRTAATAGAE; encoded by the coding sequence ATGATCGAGCGCATGTCGGAACGTGTTGTGGCCGCCTGTGACGGGGCCTGCAAGGGAAACCCCGGCCCTGCGGGCTGGGCCTGGGTGGTGGCCGAGGACGATGAGATCCCCGCGCGCTGGGAGGCCGGGCCCCTGGGCAGGGCCACCAACAACGTCGCCGAACTCACCGCGCTGGAGCGGCTGTTGGCGGCCACCGACCCGGCCGTCCCGATCGAGATCCGGATGGACTCCCAGTACGCGATGAAGGCGGTCACCACCTGGCTGCCCGGCTGGAAGCGCAACGGCTGGCGCACGGCCGCCGGCAAGCCGGTCGCCAACCAGGAACTCGTGGTCCGTATCGACGAGTTGCTCGCCGGACGCTCCGTGGAGTTCCGCTACGTCCCCGCCCACCAGGTCGACGGTGACCGCCTCAACGACTTCGCCGACCGCGCGGCGAGCCAGGCGGCCACCGTCCAGGAACCCGCAGGCACCGAGCTGGGCTCACCGGAGCCGCCGGCCGCACCCGACACGGTCCCGGCTCGCCGCGCACCGGCGAAGAAGTCCGGGAAGCCGGGCAGGACCGGCGGCGGCCGTACCGGCTCGTCCGCGTCCTCGTCCCGCACCATCAAGGCGAAGTTCCCCGGCCGCTGCCTGTGCGGCCGCCCGTACGCCGCGGGTGAGCCCATCGCCAAGAACGACCAGGGCTGGGGCCACCCGGAGTGCCGCACGGCGGCCACCGCCGGGGCCGAGTAA
- a CDS encoding VOC family protein, with the protein MAAHPEGAPCWVDAMFSDVEGAKSFYGEVLGWTFGESSSEYGNYTQAYADGKAVAAVVPPMPGQEGQSAWCLYFATSDVDATAAKVRENGGDVLMEPMRVGEFGSMLLARSPDGVVFGGWQAGVHQGFEAMGVPGAYVWAEIFTREPEKSDAFFPAVFSYRAKQMEDPDSPHMDFRVFDLGQNPLLGRMKMTPEDFPPEVPSYINVYFTVPDCDEAVAKATKLGGVLRFGPMDTPFGRFAALSDPQGASFSVIDVTNTQGEMPELKDVD; encoded by the coding sequence ATGGCCGCACACCCCGAGGGAGCGCCCTGTTGGGTCGACGCGATGTTCAGCGACGTCGAGGGCGCCAAGAGTTTCTACGGCGAGGTCCTGGGCTGGACCTTCGGCGAGTCGTCCTCCGAGTACGGCAACTACACCCAGGCGTACGCGGACGGCAAGGCGGTGGCCGCGGTCGTCCCGCCGATGCCCGGCCAGGAGGGCCAGTCCGCCTGGTGCCTGTACTTCGCCACGTCCGACGTCGACGCCACCGCCGCGAAGGTCCGTGAGAACGGCGGCGACGTGCTGATGGAGCCGATGCGGGTCGGCGAGTTCGGCTCCATGCTGCTGGCCCGCTCCCCGGACGGCGTCGTCTTCGGCGGCTGGCAGGCCGGCGTCCACCAGGGCTTCGAGGCGATGGGCGTGCCCGGCGCGTACGTGTGGGCCGAGATCTTCACCCGGGAGCCGGAGAAGTCCGACGCGTTCTTCCCGGCCGTCTTCTCCTACCGCGCCAAGCAGATGGAGGACCCTGACAGCCCGCACATGGACTTCCGCGTCTTCGACCTGGGGCAGAACCCGCTCCTCGGCCGGATGAAGATGACGCCGGAGGACTTCCCGCCCGAGGTGCCCTCGTACATCAACGTGTACTTCACCGTCCCCGACTGCGACGAGGCGGTCGCCAAGGCCACCAAGCTGGGCGGTGTCCTGCGCTTCGGCCCGATGGACACCCCCTTCGGCCGCTTCGCCGCGCTCAGCGACCCGCAGGGCGCCTCGTTCTCGGTCATCGACGTCACCAACACGCAGGGCGAGATGCCGGAGCTCAAGGACGTCGACTGA
- a CDS encoding DUF6153 family protein, producing MSGRPFRRTALPCARSRTARLLLVAALALTTFLLFCAGSPPGEAPERRPQAISAGPGQERPEQARPAEGRPAEGRSAEERSAEGRSVTAPTGHVERDPCGHSPGEHDCHSPDPAAVLGQMPLPGADHTAAPWQPAPAHAAPAPSGAREPGRARPPDLHELQLLRV from the coding sequence ATGTCCGGCCGACCGTTCCGACGTACGGCGCTGCCGTGCGCCCGGAGCCGGACGGCCCGCCTGCTGCTCGTGGCCGCGCTGGCCCTGACCACCTTCCTGTTGTTCTGCGCGGGCTCGCCTCCCGGTGAGGCGCCCGAGCGGCGCCCGCAGGCGATCTCGGCGGGACCGGGGCAGGAACGGCCGGAGCAGGCACGGCCTGCGGAGGGACGGCCTGCGGAGGGACGGTCGGCGGAGGAACGGTCGGCGGAGGGCCGCTCGGTCACCGCGCCGACGGGTCATGTGGAGCGCGACCCCTGCGGTCACAGCCCCGGTGAGCACGACTGCCACTCCCCGGACCCCGCCGCGGTGCTGGGCCAGATGCCGCTGCCGGGCGCCGATCACACCGCCGCGCCCTGGCAGCCCGCGCCTGCCCATGCCGCGCCGGCGCCGTCCGGCGCTCGGGAGCCGGGGCGGGCCCGCCCTCCCGACCTCCACGAACTGCAGTTGCTCCGCGTCTAG
- a CDS encoding DUF3105 domain-containing protein — translation MASSKSKAKNSAPKGKNNSPKAREAARRARVEEIRKAEQARERRMRLLTLGVTGVILAGLVGGGWYLIDAAQEKEEAKAAPVEGVKSWSKLTQNHVTEKVDYKMSPPVGGDHNQVWVNCDKQVYTKAVPNENAVHGLEHGAVWVTYNDKAAKADVESLTQLVKKTTYTFMSPYEDQSSPIVLSAWEHQLKVDKASDPRVRKFLDKYVQGEQTPEPGAACTGGMTP, via the coding sequence ATGGCTTCATCCAAGTCCAAGGCCAAGAACAGCGCGCCGAAGGGCAAGAACAACAGCCCGAAGGCCCGAGAGGCGGCGCGGCGTGCCCGCGTGGAGGAGATACGCAAGGCGGAGCAGGCCCGTGAGCGGCGCATGCGGCTGCTCACCCTCGGCGTCACCGGTGTGATCCTCGCCGGACTGGTCGGCGGCGGCTGGTACCTGATCGACGCCGCGCAGGAGAAGGAGGAGGCGAAGGCCGCGCCGGTCGAGGGCGTGAAGAGCTGGTCGAAGCTCACCCAGAACCACGTCACCGAGAAGGTCGACTACAAGATGAGCCCGCCCGTGGGCGGCGACCACAACCAGGTGTGGGTCAACTGCGACAAGCAGGTGTACACCAAGGCTGTGCCGAACGAGAACGCGGTGCACGGGCTGGAACACGGCGCCGTCTGGGTGACGTACAACGACAAGGCGGCCAAGGCGGACGTCGAGTCGCTGACCCAGCTCGTGAAGAAGACGACGTACACCTTCATGAGCCCGTACGAGGACCAGTCCTCGCCCATCGTGCTGAGCGCCTGGGAGCACCAGTTGAAGGTGGACAAGGCGTCCGACCCGCGGGTGCGGAAGTTCCTCGACAAGTACGTGCAGGGCGAGCAGACGCCGGAGCCGGGGGCCGCGTGCACGGGTGGCATGACCCCGTGA
- a CDS encoding SGNH/GDSL hydrolase family protein — MGRPWIVGVAGAVLAGLLLGACGDPESAPDEGTPSAAAPDPSSTTHRRAATAPPGDDDTGDTGTGPAKPAPRVLYLGDSLAMENQDVLGDLLKDDLDARYTSAPYSGTTLCDYLEGTADRSLVPPRDKAAALVRRLRPDYVVLQFWGNAWDYTPCMDGVTYGKARAEYFRRYTAAAEQLTDQIVNAGGEHRPSIVWVLQGPDPMTPDRVRRVNALYARQAEASGDLVADAGKAVSPAADRYTWAQYLPCTAYEREHDGYCTQPGRDRTALHHDKDYLHFCLAPTTSKPRPCPVRSPGITRMAREITRAIADARTDRS; from the coding sequence ATGGGCAGGCCGTGGATCGTGGGAGTGGCGGGGGCGGTGCTCGCCGGGCTGCTGCTCGGCGCGTGCGGGGATCCGGAGTCCGCACCGGACGAGGGGACGCCGTCGGCCGCCGCACCGGACCCGTCGTCGACCACGCACCGGCGCGCCGCCACGGCACCCCCCGGCGACGACGACACGGGCGACACCGGCACCGGCCCGGCGAAGCCCGCGCCCCGGGTGCTCTACCTCGGGGACTCCCTCGCCATGGAGAACCAGGACGTCCTCGGCGACCTGTTGAAGGACGACCTCGACGCCCGCTACACCAGTGCCCCCTATTCGGGCACCACCCTGTGCGACTACCTGGAGGGCACCGCCGACCGGTCGCTCGTCCCGCCACGGGACAAGGCGGCCGCACTGGTGCGGCGGCTGCGGCCCGACTATGTGGTCCTGCAGTTCTGGGGGAACGCCTGGGACTACACGCCCTGCATGGACGGCGTCACCTACGGCAAGGCCCGCGCCGAGTACTTCCGGCGTTACACGGCCGCCGCCGAGCAGCTCACCGACCAGATCGTGAACGCGGGTGGTGAGCACCGGCCGTCGATCGTGTGGGTGCTCCAGGGGCCGGACCCGATGACCCCGGACCGGGTCCGCCGGGTGAACGCCCTGTACGCGCGGCAGGCCGAGGCCTCCGGTGATCTGGTCGCGGACGCCGGGAAGGCCGTCAGCCCGGCCGCCGACCGCTACACCTGGGCCCAGTACCTGCCGTGCACGGCCTACGAGCGCGAGCACGACGGCTACTGCACCCAGCCCGGCCGGGATCGCACCGCGCTCCACCACGACAAGGACTACCTGCACTTCTGTCTGGCTCCGACGACGTCCAAGCCCAGGCCGTGCCCGGTGCGGTCCCCGGGGATCACACGGATGGCCCGGGAGATCACCCGGGCCATCGCCGACGCGCGTACCGACCGGTCCTAG
- a CDS encoding TerC family protein — protein sequence MNVSLTTWLLTVVALCVLVAVDFFIGRKPHDVSIKEAGIWSAVWIALAIAFGLGVLAVGGGKPAGEFFAGFITEKSLSVDNLFVFVLIMAKFAVPSQYQQRVLMVGVLMALVLRAIFIAAGAAIISSFSWVFYIFGAFLIYTAWKLVEDARKGSHEEEYEENKLLKAVEKRFGVADRYHGTKLWIEENGKRVMTPMLVVMLAIGSTDVLFALDSIPAIYGLTQDPYIVFTANAFALMGLRQLYFLIGGLLKKLVHLSYGLSIILGFIGVKLVLHALHESGVHVPEISIPFSLGFIVLVLAVTTVTSLWASKRQQEAEAAATPEADAANGEGTGDDESTSQRV from the coding sequence GTGAACGTCTCCCTGACCACCTGGCTGCTGACCGTCGTCGCCCTGTGCGTACTGGTCGCCGTCGACTTCTTCATCGGCCGTAAACCCCACGACGTGTCGATCAAGGAGGCCGGCATCTGGTCGGCTGTCTGGATCGCCCTGGCCATCGCGTTCGGCCTGGGCGTGCTCGCCGTCGGCGGGGGCAAACCAGCGGGGGAGTTCTTCGCGGGCTTCATCACCGAGAAGTCCCTGAGCGTCGACAACCTCTTCGTCTTCGTCCTGATCATGGCGAAGTTCGCCGTGCCGTCGCAGTACCAGCAGCGGGTGCTGATGGTCGGCGTCCTCATGGCCCTGGTGCTCCGCGCGATCTTCATCGCGGCGGGCGCGGCGATCATCTCCAGCTTCTCCTGGGTCTTCTACATCTTCGGCGCGTTCCTGATCTACACGGCCTGGAAGCTGGTCGAGGACGCCCGCAAGGGCAGCCACGAGGAGGAGTACGAGGAGAACAAGCTCCTCAAGGCGGTGGAGAAACGATTCGGGGTGGCTGACCGGTACCACGGCACCAAGCTGTGGATCGAGGAGAACGGCAAGCGCGTCATGACGCCGATGCTCGTCGTGATGCTCGCCATCGGCTCCACGGACGTCCTCTTCGCCCTCGACTCCATCCCCGCGATCTACGGCCTCACGCAGGACCCGTACATCGTCTTCACCGCCAACGCGTTCGCCCTGATGGGCCTGCGCCAGCTGTACTTCCTCATCGGCGGCCTGCTGAAGAAGCTCGTCCACCTCTCCTACGGCCTGTCGATCATCCTCGGTTTCATCGGCGTCAAACTCGTCCTCCACGCCCTGCACGAGTCCGGCGTCCACGTCCCGGAGATCTCCATCCCCTTCTCCCTCGGCTTCATCGTCCTGGTCCTCGCGGTGACGACGGTGACGAGCCTGTGGGCCTCGAAGAGGCAGCAGGAGGCGGAGGCCGCCGCCACGCCGGAGGCGGACGCGGCGAACGGCGAGGGCACGGGCGACGACGAGTCCACGTCCCAGCGGGTCTGA